A genomic window from Anguilla rostrata isolate EN2019 chromosome 14, ASM1855537v3, whole genome shotgun sequence includes:
- the gfm2 gene encoding ribosome-releasing factor 2, mitochondrial isoform X1: MLPRLPLEKTLGCFNSLVGCTQCLKNGAETWCRWKLQWKRNYGFLPDDVKSVRSVVNPDISRIRNIGIMAHIDAGKTTTTERMLYYSGYTRALGDVDDGDTVTDFMVQERERGITIQSAAVTFDWKEHRINLIDTPGHVDFTVEVERALRVLDGAVAVFDASAGVEAQTLTVWRQADRHCVPRVCFLNKMDKPGASLHYSIESIKKKLKANPVLLQIPIGSGKGFTGLVDLITKEQVIWNVKSSSEDGRVFQKIPLSSSDNAELLSQAKEARSSLIEQVADLDDEFAELLLGEFSENFDAVPSEKLRAAVRRVTLARKGVPVLCGSALKNKGVQPLLDAVTTYLPAPNERHLDLVRWYKDDLCALAFKVLHDKQRGPLVFVRIYSGTMKPQSAVHNINRNATERMSRLLMPFADQHVEIPSLTAGNIALTVGLKQTVTGDTIVSSKASAAAAERRALKEGEGGRGAQKGPGSLVLAGVEVPEPVFFCTVEPPSMAKQTDLEHALKCLQREDPSLKVRTDPDSGQTILCGMGELHIEIIHDRIRREYGIETHLGPLQVAYRETILQPASTTDTLDRTLGDRRHVVTVELSVRPWEETTSSTSCDLTYKEKVELPPDVKMAVENGVQSSYLQGPLLGYPMQGVSTTVESVRIQPGTSMAMVSACVSRCMLKVLRQAGGQLLEPLMSLEITLEEGHLSSVLGDLAQRRGAIHDIQSRHDNKVVLASVPLAEMMGYSTVLRTLTSGNATFSLQLSSYQAMSPQDQSVLLDKMAGLV; the protein is encoded by the exons ATGTTGCCTAGATTGCCATTGGAGAAGACCTTGGGGTGTTTCAATAGCCTTGTCGGG TGTACACAGTGTTTGAAGAATGGAGCTGAAACTTGGTGCAGGTGGAAATTACAGTGGAAAAGGAACTACGGGTTTCTACCAG ATGATGTCAAATCAGTACGGTCAGTGGTCAATCCAGATATATCTAG AATTCGTAACATTGGCATCATGGCCCACATAGATGCTGGAAAGACGACCACTACTGAGAGAATGCTGTATTACTCTGGATATACTCGTGCATTGGGGG ATGTTGATGATGGGGACACAGTAACAGACTTCAtggtgcaggagagagagaggggaatcaCAATACAATCGGCTGCTGTAACTTTTGATTGGAAGGAGCACAGAATTAACCTCATAGACACTCCAG GGCATGTGGACTTCACCGTGGAAGTGGAGCGGGCCTTACGTGTTCTGGATGGGGCTGTGGCAGTTTTTGATGCTTCAGCTGGTGTGGAG GCTCAGACTCTGACAGTCTGGCGACAGGCTGACAGGCATTGCGTGCCTCGTGTCTGCTTCCTGAACAAGATGGACAAACCTGGAGCCAG CTTACATTATTCCATTGAGAGCATAAAGAAGAAACTGAAAGCAAATCCAGTCCTTCTGCAG ATTCCCATTGGCAGCGGTAAAGGCTTCACGGGATTGGTCGATTTGATCACCAAAGAGCAAGTGATATGGAATGTGAAGTCCTCCAGCGAAGACGGTCGAGTGTTCCAGAAGATTCCCCTCAGCTCCTCTGATAATGCTGAACTCCTGAGCCAGGCTAAAGAGGCCCGGAGTAGCCTGATAGAACAG GTTGCTGATCTGGATGATGAATTTGCAGAACTGCTGCTCGGAGAGTTCAGTGAGAATTTTGATGCCGTCCCATCTGAGAAG ctgcGGGCGGCGGTGCGCAGGGTGACTCTGGCCCGGAAAGGCGTTCCTGTGCTCTGTGGGAGCGCTCTGAAGAACAAAGGGGTGCAGCCCTTGCTGGACGCCGTCACCACCTACCTGCCCGCGCCTAACGAACGCCACCTCGACCTGGT GCGATGGTACAAGGATGACCTGTGTGCCCTGGCGTTCAAAGTCCTCCACGACAAACAGCGGGGGCCCCTGGTGTTCGTCCGGATCTACTCGGGGACCATGAAGCCCCAGTCTGCCGTCCACAACATAAACAGGAACGCCAC GGAGAGGATGAGCCGCCTGCTCATGCCCTTCGCTGACCAGCACGTGGAGATTCCCTCTCTGACCGCGGGCAACATCGCCCTCACCGTGGGCCTGAAACAG ACGGTGACGGGCGACACCATTGTCTCCTCCAAGGCGTCCGCTGCGGCCGCGGAGCGCCGGGCcctgaaggagggggagggggggaggggcgcgcAGAAGGGGCCAGGCAGTCTGGTCCTGGCTGGAGTGGAGGTCCCCGAACCCGTGTTCTTCTGCACCGTTGAGCCCCCCTCCATGGCCAAGCAAACAG ACTTGGAGCACGCTCTGAAGTGTCTGCAGAGGGAGGACCCCAGCTTGAAAGTAAGAACAGACCCAGACTCAGGACAG ACTATTCTTTGTGGAATGGGGGAACTCCACATTGAGATCATTCACGATCGAATCCGGAGAGAGTACGGCATCGAGACTCACCTGGGCCCTCTGCAGGTGGCCTACAGGGAGACCATCCTCCAGCCGGCGTCTaccacag ACACACTGGACCGCACTCTAGGGGACAGGAGGCACGTGGTGACGGTGGAGCTGTCCGTGAGGCCCTGGGAGGAAACCACttccagcacttcctgtgaccTCACCTACAAGGAGAAGGTGGAGCTTCCTCCGGATGTCAAAATGGCGGTGGAGAACGGGGTACAGAGCTCATATCTCCAAG GACCGCTGCTGGGCTACCCAATGCAGGGAGTGAGCACCACCGTGGAGTCTGTGAGAATCCAGCCTGGCACGTCCATGGCCAtggtgtctgcgtgtgtgtcccgCTGCATGCTCAAG GTGTTAAGGCAGGCGGGTGGGCAGCTCCTGGAGCCCCTGATGAGTCTGGAGATCACCTTGGAGGAGGGGCACCTGAGCTCCGTGCTGGGGGATCTGGCGCAGAGACGCGGCGCCATCCACGACATCCAGAGTCGCCATGACAACAAGGTGGTGCTGGCCTCCGTGCCACTGGCCGAAATGATG GGCTACTCCACTGTCCTACGCACTTTGACCTCAGGGAATGCCACCTTCTCCCTGCAGCTGTCCAGCTACCAGGCCATGAGCCCCCAGGACCAGAGTGTCCTCCTGGACAAAATGGCAGGACTGGTATGA
- the gfm2 gene encoding ribosome-releasing factor 2, mitochondrial isoform X2, with product MAHIDAGKTTTTERMLYYSGYTRALGDVDDGDTVTDFMVQERERGITIQSAAVTFDWKEHRINLIDTPGHVDFTVEVERALRVLDGAVAVFDASAGVEAQTLTVWRQADRHCVPRVCFLNKMDKPGASLHYSIESIKKKLKANPVLLQIPIGSGKGFTGLVDLITKEQVIWNVKSSSEDGRVFQKIPLSSSDNAELLSQAKEARSSLIEQVADLDDEFAELLLGEFSENFDAVPSEKLRAAVRRVTLARKGVPVLCGSALKNKGVQPLLDAVTTYLPAPNERHLDLVRWYKDDLCALAFKVLHDKQRGPLVFVRIYSGTMKPQSAVHNINRNATERMSRLLMPFADQHVEIPSLTAGNIALTVGLKQTVTGDTIVSSKASAAAAERRALKEGEGGRGAQKGPGSLVLAGVEVPEPVFFCTVEPPSMAKQTDLEHALKCLQREDPSLKVRTDPDSGQTILCGMGELHIEIIHDRIRREYGIETHLGPLQVAYRETILQPASTTDTLDRTLGDRRHVVTVELSVRPWEETTSSTSCDLTYKEKVELPPDVKMAVENGVQSSYLQGPLLGYPMQGVSTTVESVRIQPGTSMAMVSACVSRCMLKVLRQAGGQLLEPLMSLEITLEEGHLSSVLGDLAQRRGAIHDIQSRHDNKVVLASVPLAEMMGYSTVLRTLTSGNATFSLQLSSYQAMSPQDQSVLLDKMAGLV from the exons ATGGCCCACATAGATGCTGGAAAGACGACCACTACTGAGAGAATGCTGTATTACTCTGGATATACTCGTGCATTGGGGG ATGTTGATGATGGGGACACAGTAACAGACTTCAtggtgcaggagagagagaggggaatcaCAATACAATCGGCTGCTGTAACTTTTGATTGGAAGGAGCACAGAATTAACCTCATAGACACTCCAG GGCATGTGGACTTCACCGTGGAAGTGGAGCGGGCCTTACGTGTTCTGGATGGGGCTGTGGCAGTTTTTGATGCTTCAGCTGGTGTGGAG GCTCAGACTCTGACAGTCTGGCGACAGGCTGACAGGCATTGCGTGCCTCGTGTCTGCTTCCTGAACAAGATGGACAAACCTGGAGCCAG CTTACATTATTCCATTGAGAGCATAAAGAAGAAACTGAAAGCAAATCCAGTCCTTCTGCAG ATTCCCATTGGCAGCGGTAAAGGCTTCACGGGATTGGTCGATTTGATCACCAAAGAGCAAGTGATATGGAATGTGAAGTCCTCCAGCGAAGACGGTCGAGTGTTCCAGAAGATTCCCCTCAGCTCCTCTGATAATGCTGAACTCCTGAGCCAGGCTAAAGAGGCCCGGAGTAGCCTGATAGAACAG GTTGCTGATCTGGATGATGAATTTGCAGAACTGCTGCTCGGAGAGTTCAGTGAGAATTTTGATGCCGTCCCATCTGAGAAG ctgcGGGCGGCGGTGCGCAGGGTGACTCTGGCCCGGAAAGGCGTTCCTGTGCTCTGTGGGAGCGCTCTGAAGAACAAAGGGGTGCAGCCCTTGCTGGACGCCGTCACCACCTACCTGCCCGCGCCTAACGAACGCCACCTCGACCTGGT GCGATGGTACAAGGATGACCTGTGTGCCCTGGCGTTCAAAGTCCTCCACGACAAACAGCGGGGGCCCCTGGTGTTCGTCCGGATCTACTCGGGGACCATGAAGCCCCAGTCTGCCGTCCACAACATAAACAGGAACGCCAC GGAGAGGATGAGCCGCCTGCTCATGCCCTTCGCTGACCAGCACGTGGAGATTCCCTCTCTGACCGCGGGCAACATCGCCCTCACCGTGGGCCTGAAACAG ACGGTGACGGGCGACACCATTGTCTCCTCCAAGGCGTCCGCTGCGGCCGCGGAGCGCCGGGCcctgaaggagggggagggggggaggggcgcgcAGAAGGGGCCAGGCAGTCTGGTCCTGGCTGGAGTGGAGGTCCCCGAACCCGTGTTCTTCTGCACCGTTGAGCCCCCCTCCATGGCCAAGCAAACAG ACTTGGAGCACGCTCTGAAGTGTCTGCAGAGGGAGGACCCCAGCTTGAAAGTAAGAACAGACCCAGACTCAGGACAG ACTATTCTTTGTGGAATGGGGGAACTCCACATTGAGATCATTCACGATCGAATCCGGAGAGAGTACGGCATCGAGACTCACCTGGGCCCTCTGCAGGTGGCCTACAGGGAGACCATCCTCCAGCCGGCGTCTaccacag ACACACTGGACCGCACTCTAGGGGACAGGAGGCACGTGGTGACGGTGGAGCTGTCCGTGAGGCCCTGGGAGGAAACCACttccagcacttcctgtgaccTCACCTACAAGGAGAAGGTGGAGCTTCCTCCGGATGTCAAAATGGCGGTGGAGAACGGGGTACAGAGCTCATATCTCCAAG GACCGCTGCTGGGCTACCCAATGCAGGGAGTGAGCACCACCGTGGAGTCTGTGAGAATCCAGCCTGGCACGTCCATGGCCAtggtgtctgcgtgtgtgtcccgCTGCATGCTCAAG GTGTTAAGGCAGGCGGGTGGGCAGCTCCTGGAGCCCCTGATGAGTCTGGAGATCACCTTGGAGGAGGGGCACCTGAGCTCCGTGCTGGGGGATCTGGCGCAGAGACGCGGCGCCATCCACGACATCCAGAGTCGCCATGACAACAAGGTGGTGCTGGCCTCCGTGCCACTGGCCGAAATGATG GGCTACTCCACTGTCCTACGCACTTTGACCTCAGGGAATGCCACCTTCTCCCTGCAGCTGTCCAGCTACCAGGCCATGAGCCCCCAGGACCAGAGTGTCCTCCTGGACAAAATGGCAGGACTGGTATGA
- the gfm2 gene encoding ribosome-releasing factor 2, mitochondrial isoform X3: protein MVQERERGITIQSAAVTFDWKEHRINLIDTPGHVDFTVEVERALRVLDGAVAVFDASAGVEAQTLTVWRQADRHCVPRVCFLNKMDKPGASLHYSIESIKKKLKANPVLLQIPIGSGKGFTGLVDLITKEQVIWNVKSSSEDGRVFQKIPLSSSDNAELLSQAKEARSSLIEQVADLDDEFAELLLGEFSENFDAVPSEKLRAAVRRVTLARKGVPVLCGSALKNKGVQPLLDAVTTYLPAPNERHLDLVRWYKDDLCALAFKVLHDKQRGPLVFVRIYSGTMKPQSAVHNINRNATERMSRLLMPFADQHVEIPSLTAGNIALTVGLKQTVTGDTIVSSKASAAAAERRALKEGEGGRGAQKGPGSLVLAGVEVPEPVFFCTVEPPSMAKQTDLEHALKCLQREDPSLKVRTDPDSGQTILCGMGELHIEIIHDRIRREYGIETHLGPLQVAYRETILQPASTTDTLDRTLGDRRHVVTVELSVRPWEETTSSTSCDLTYKEKVELPPDVKMAVENGVQSSYLQGPLLGYPMQGVSTTVESVRIQPGTSMAMVSACVSRCMLKVLRQAGGQLLEPLMSLEITLEEGHLSSVLGDLAQRRGAIHDIQSRHDNKVVLASVPLAEMMGYSTVLRTLTSGNATFSLQLSSYQAMSPQDQSVLLDKMAGLV, encoded by the exons AtggtgcaggagagagagaggggaatcaCAATACAATCGGCTGCTGTAACTTTTGATTGGAAGGAGCACAGAATTAACCTCATAGACACTCCAG GGCATGTGGACTTCACCGTGGAAGTGGAGCGGGCCTTACGTGTTCTGGATGGGGCTGTGGCAGTTTTTGATGCTTCAGCTGGTGTGGAG GCTCAGACTCTGACAGTCTGGCGACAGGCTGACAGGCATTGCGTGCCTCGTGTCTGCTTCCTGAACAAGATGGACAAACCTGGAGCCAG CTTACATTATTCCATTGAGAGCATAAAGAAGAAACTGAAAGCAAATCCAGTCCTTCTGCAG ATTCCCATTGGCAGCGGTAAAGGCTTCACGGGATTGGTCGATTTGATCACCAAAGAGCAAGTGATATGGAATGTGAAGTCCTCCAGCGAAGACGGTCGAGTGTTCCAGAAGATTCCCCTCAGCTCCTCTGATAATGCTGAACTCCTGAGCCAGGCTAAAGAGGCCCGGAGTAGCCTGATAGAACAG GTTGCTGATCTGGATGATGAATTTGCAGAACTGCTGCTCGGAGAGTTCAGTGAGAATTTTGATGCCGTCCCATCTGAGAAG ctgcGGGCGGCGGTGCGCAGGGTGACTCTGGCCCGGAAAGGCGTTCCTGTGCTCTGTGGGAGCGCTCTGAAGAACAAAGGGGTGCAGCCCTTGCTGGACGCCGTCACCACCTACCTGCCCGCGCCTAACGAACGCCACCTCGACCTGGT GCGATGGTACAAGGATGACCTGTGTGCCCTGGCGTTCAAAGTCCTCCACGACAAACAGCGGGGGCCCCTGGTGTTCGTCCGGATCTACTCGGGGACCATGAAGCCCCAGTCTGCCGTCCACAACATAAACAGGAACGCCAC GGAGAGGATGAGCCGCCTGCTCATGCCCTTCGCTGACCAGCACGTGGAGATTCCCTCTCTGACCGCGGGCAACATCGCCCTCACCGTGGGCCTGAAACAG ACGGTGACGGGCGACACCATTGTCTCCTCCAAGGCGTCCGCTGCGGCCGCGGAGCGCCGGGCcctgaaggagggggagggggggaggggcgcgcAGAAGGGGCCAGGCAGTCTGGTCCTGGCTGGAGTGGAGGTCCCCGAACCCGTGTTCTTCTGCACCGTTGAGCCCCCCTCCATGGCCAAGCAAACAG ACTTGGAGCACGCTCTGAAGTGTCTGCAGAGGGAGGACCCCAGCTTGAAAGTAAGAACAGACCCAGACTCAGGACAG ACTATTCTTTGTGGAATGGGGGAACTCCACATTGAGATCATTCACGATCGAATCCGGAGAGAGTACGGCATCGAGACTCACCTGGGCCCTCTGCAGGTGGCCTACAGGGAGACCATCCTCCAGCCGGCGTCTaccacag ACACACTGGACCGCACTCTAGGGGACAGGAGGCACGTGGTGACGGTGGAGCTGTCCGTGAGGCCCTGGGAGGAAACCACttccagcacttcctgtgaccTCACCTACAAGGAGAAGGTGGAGCTTCCTCCGGATGTCAAAATGGCGGTGGAGAACGGGGTACAGAGCTCATATCTCCAAG GACCGCTGCTGGGCTACCCAATGCAGGGAGTGAGCACCACCGTGGAGTCTGTGAGAATCCAGCCTGGCACGTCCATGGCCAtggtgtctgcgtgtgtgtcccgCTGCATGCTCAAG GTGTTAAGGCAGGCGGGTGGGCAGCTCCTGGAGCCCCTGATGAGTCTGGAGATCACCTTGGAGGAGGGGCACCTGAGCTCCGTGCTGGGGGATCTGGCGCAGAGACGCGGCGCCATCCACGACATCCAGAGTCGCCATGACAACAAGGTGGTGCTGGCCTCCGTGCCACTGGCCGAAATGATG GGCTACTCCACTGTCCTACGCACTTTGACCTCAGGGAATGCCACCTTCTCCCTGCAGCTGTCCAGCTACCAGGCCATGAGCCCCCAGGACCAGAGTGTCCTCCTGGACAAAATGGCAGGACTGGTATGA
- the nsa2 gene encoding ribosome biogenesis protein NSA2 homolog translates to MPQNEHIELHRKRHGYRLDHHERKRKKESREAHERSHKARKMIGLKAKLYHKQRHSEKIQMKKTIKMHEQRKTKQKNDEKTPQGAVPAYLLDREGQSRAKVLSNMIKQKRKEKAGKWEVPLPKVRAQGETEVLKVIRTGKRQKKAWKRMVTKVCFVGEGFTRKPPKYERFIRPMGLRFKKAHVTHPELKATFCLPILGVKKNPSSPLYTTLGVITKGTVLEVNVSELGLVTQGGKVIWGKYAQVTNNPENDGCINAVLLV, encoded by the exons ATG CCTCAGAACGAACACATTGAGTTGCACCGCAAACGGCACGGTTATCGCCTGGACCACCAtgagagaaaaaggaagaaggAGAGTCGAGAGGCTCACGAGCGCTCACACAAGGCTAGGAAGATGATCGGATTGAAGGCCAAACTCTACCATAAACAGAGACACTCTGAGAAGATCCAGATGAAGAAGAC cattaaaatgcatgagcAGAGGAAGACAAAGCAGAAGAACGATGAGAAGACCCCACAGGGTGCAGTGCCCGCCTATCTGCTGGACCGTGAGGGCCAGTCCCGGGCCAAAGTCCTCTCTAACATGATCAagcagaagaggaaggagaaagcT GGTAAATGGGAAGTCCCGCTGCCCAAGGTTCGCGCGCAGGGGGAGACGGAGGTCCTCAAAGTCATCCGCACGGGGAAACGACAGAAGAAGGCCTGGAAGAGGATGGTTACCAAGGTCTGCTTCGTTGGCGAAGGATTCACTCGCAAGCCACCCAAATACGAAAGATTCATCAGACCCATG GGTTTGCGTTTCAAGAAGGCTCATGTGACCCACCCGGAGCTGAAGGCTACATTCTGCCTGCCCATCCTGGGGGTGAAGAAGAACCCGTCGTCCCCGCTCTACACCACCCTGGGCGTGATCACGAAGGGCACGGTGCTGGAGGTCAATGTCAGCGAGCTGGGCCTGGTCACACAGGGCGGCAAAGTCATCTGGG GTAAATACGCACAAGTGACGAACAACCCAGAAAATGACGGCTGCATTAACGCAGTTTTGCTTGTGTGA